In Methylacidiphilum infernorum V4, a single window of DNA contains:
- a CDS encoding DNA methyltransferase — translation MTGLSLDADEENRFWDTFLGEVPLDGAVVLDPFVGGGTSLVEAMRCGAHVIGYDIDPIATFITRFELEAATYDPESEEIAELCVSIAAQLAPFHRTKFNGREHEVLHHFWVECRTCRSCGSTFEIHPHFQLASSKEKGLQWAFCKECHEIHELPIERKEIRCRCGTRTRIAQGTLNRGKVRCPACGDTAGLAYRGNSPKPPMWHLFAQEYIERNPGGVTRHFKKATKGDRIRYGKASRLLKEIESSEGPFAPIREIPTDGRSDQRPIIHGFRRYRDLFNDRQLLHLTLLGKAIAAVDEPRVRRVLAMAFSEHLTTNCMYTAYAFGYRRLSPMFSIHSYRHITRPVEINPWLDCIGRGTFPNTLSKITKAVAFAKAPTELDPKGGRVPSKAGKHVYASKVSDNPWQILTGSSRASIRTKTSEDLSEIPDGTIDLILTDPPYFDNLSYSELSDFYLAWHQSLGEAEPPFDDPHLAAPIGENLALTSRDDESIAVYRERLRRIFSECQRVLKRNGVFVFTYHHKHIAAWNAVGEVLARSGFRCTAVLPLRGEGQGGLHSYDGTIKWDAVFVCRKDAQAPDRESCPVVVPRSAIADARRRADAYAKELGDKKRIGFREPDRLNLERAMVVASAVLGKADDESMPLHTALHRTRERGGN, via the coding sequence TTGACTGGCCTTTCGCTTGATGCTGATGAAGAAAACCGCTTTTGGGACACCTTCCTGGGCGAGGTGCCGCTGGACGGCGCGGTTGTCCTGGATCCCTTCGTCGGAGGGGGAACCAGCCTAGTGGAAGCCATGCGCTGTGGCGCCCATGTGATCGGATACGACATTGACCCGATAGCCACGTTCATCACGAGATTTGAACTGGAAGCAGCTACCTACGATCCCGAGAGCGAAGAGATTGCCGAGCTCTGCGTCTCCATTGCTGCCCAGCTAGCACCTTTCCATAGGACTAAATTCAATGGCCGGGAGCACGAGGTCTTGCATCACTTCTGGGTGGAGTGTCGCACCTGTCGTTCCTGCGGGAGCACTTTCGAGATCCATCCGCATTTCCAGTTGGCTTCCAGCAAGGAGAAGGGGCTCCAGTGGGCCTTCTGTAAGGAATGCCACGAGATCCACGAGCTTCCCATAGAGCGAAAAGAAATCCGCTGTAGGTGCGGGACCCGGACCCGCATCGCACAGGGCACCCTTAATCGTGGAAAGGTTCGCTGTCCCGCATGTGGCGACACAGCGGGTCTCGCTTATCGTGGAAATAGTCCGAAGCCCCCGATGTGGCACTTGTTTGCCCAAGAATACATCGAGCGAAACCCAGGTGGCGTAACGCGGCATTTCAAGAAGGCGACGAAGGGAGACCGTATTCGCTACGGAAAAGCCTCGCGCCTTCTCAAGGAGATTGAGAGCTCCGAAGGCCCGTTTGCGCCGATACGCGAGATCCCGACAGATGGCCGCTCAGACCAGCGACCGATCATCCACGGCTTCAGAAGGTATCGTGACCTTTTTAATGACCGGCAGCTGCTACATCTGACCCTGCTCGGCAAGGCCATCGCAGCGGTGGATGAGCCTCGCGTCCGGCGCGTCCTTGCTATGGCCTTCAGCGAGCATCTCACCACGAACTGTATGTACACGGCGTATGCTTTCGGCTACCGCCGCTTAAGCCCTATGTTCTCAATCCATTCCTACAGGCACATCACGAGGCCGGTGGAAATCAATCCATGGCTCGACTGTATTGGGAGAGGCACATTTCCGAACACTCTCAGCAAGATCACGAAGGCGGTTGCGTTTGCCAAGGCCCCGACCGAGTTGGACCCGAAAGGCGGCCGCGTTCCGTCCAAGGCGGGAAAGCACGTTTACGCCTCGAAGGTTTCTGACAACCCCTGGCAGATCCTGACCGGCTCCTCAAGAGCTTCCATACGCACAAAGACTTCCGAGGATCTGTCTGAGATCCCTGATGGAACCATCGACCTCATCCTCACGGATCCTCCGTACTTCGATAATCTAAGCTACTCGGAGCTCTCCGACTTCTACCTGGCCTGGCACCAGTCCCTTGGAGAGGCCGAACCTCCATTCGATGATCCTCATCTTGCGGCTCCCATCGGAGAGAACCTCGCGTTGACCTCCAGGGACGATGAGTCGATTGCGGTTTATCGTGAAAGGCTCCGGCGGATCTTCTCCGAATGCCAGCGTGTGCTCAAACGGAATGGCGTCTTTGTCTTCACCTATCACCACAAGCACATTGCTGCGTGGAACGCTGTAGGCGAGGTGCTGGCCAGATCGGGTTTCAGATGTACCGCCGTCTTGCCCCTTCGCGGTGAGGGACAGGGGGGGCTCCATTCCTACGACGGAACCATCAAGTGGGATGCCGTATTCGTATGCCGCAAGGATGCACAGGCACCCGATAGAGAATCCTGCCCAGTGGTCGTTCCGCGGAGCGCCATAGCCGATGCTAGACGCCGTGCGGATGCCTACGCCAAGGAGCTCGGTGATAAGAAACGAATCGGCTTCCGAGAGCCAGACCGCCTGAACCTGGAACGGGCCATGGTTGTAGCGTCGGCGGTCCTGGGAAAGGCAGACGACGAGTCCATGCCACTTCACACGGCACTCCATCGCACAAGAGAACGAGGAGGCAACTGA
- the pglZ gene encoding BREX-3 system phosphatase PglZ, translating into MSSWRDQILSEFTPQVARLTLIADPDRLLLEEGILAGIRERGFELIPFEDHVAFRYAYESKFRSRWDRGEETDLVVVLRLESHDLNELPYDLLQAGRKLSFSLSDLFPTLDSSVVAALDRADLDALFDAQTKHAPGQLGVNATKDFVLRHVFGIAPELIKEPQDLLQVLLRRHYRGQRIPAILDERFIQVLRQNSLFEDWPLEDIIPEAKAFFAFLQERWPVFLDSYAKPKDDAVHEDAADYGFKFPGPPLLPFGHDDVRIYINNLFLEGLLQPVPHEQSQALAKTWVAYGIKVSPEENRRRRMEGLLDSIEKKIPTVEARHEEWLQFAYPWAELVSLEMQPDTTLQEEYRERLEGLRSRIDSALKDWVLKHYASLVNLPPVPPVMLHHIPRFLARRLADDRNSKIAFLLMDGLALDQWIALREVLKELDSKLLFDEKAVFAWIPTITSVSRQAAFAGKAPIYFPASIHTTEKEQELWTQFWIDQGLTQHEVTYAKGLGDGDLDKVSECLARPRLRVIGLVIGKVDRIMHGMELGAAGMHNQVRQWARQGFMWKLLGLLQTQGFQIYLASDHGNIESKGVGRPSEGAIADHRGVRVRIYSDPRLRDQVKERFPKSLEWSSVGLPEDYLALIAPNRAAFVPAGKTLVGHGGISVEELLVPFVQIYRRDG; encoded by the coding sequence ATGAGTAGTTGGCGTGACCAAATCCTGAGTGAGTTCACACCCCAGGTCGCCCGGCTTACCCTGATCGCGGATCCGGATCGCTTGCTCCTTGAAGAAGGTATCCTTGCAGGGATCCGGGAACGGGGCTTTGAGCTGATACCGTTCGAGGATCATGTCGCCTTTCGCTATGCCTACGAATCCAAGTTCCGTTCCCGCTGGGACCGTGGCGAGGAAACCGATCTGGTGGTCGTGCTGAGATTGGAATCACACGATCTCAATGAGTTGCCCTACGACTTGCTGCAGGCTGGCCGCAAGCTCTCGTTTTCCTTAAGCGATCTCTTCCCGACTCTCGACTCTTCCGTGGTCGCGGCACTCGATCGGGCTGATCTCGACGCCTTGTTCGATGCGCAGACGAAGCACGCACCGGGGCAGCTCGGCGTCAACGCTACGAAGGACTTCGTCCTTCGTCATGTGTTCGGGATCGCGCCGGAACTCATCAAAGAGCCTCAGGACCTGCTCCAGGTCTTGTTGCGCCGTCATTACCGCGGACAACGAATCCCGGCCATACTCGATGAGCGCTTTATCCAGGTGCTTCGTCAAAACAGCCTGTTCGAGGATTGGCCTCTGGAAGACATCATTCCGGAAGCGAAAGCATTTTTTGCGTTCCTGCAGGAGCGCTGGCCGGTGTTCCTGGACTCGTATGCAAAGCCGAAGGACGATGCCGTCCACGAGGACGCTGCGGACTACGGCTTCAAGTTCCCAGGACCGCCGCTTTTGCCTTTCGGCCACGACGACGTCCGCATTTACATCAACAACCTTTTCCTCGAGGGCTTGCTCCAGCCCGTACCTCACGAGCAATCACAAGCGCTCGCCAAGACATGGGTGGCTTACGGCATCAAAGTCTCACCCGAGGAGAACCGTCGCCGCCGCATGGAGGGGCTGCTGGATTCCATCGAGAAGAAGATCCCCACGGTGGAGGCGCGTCATGAGGAGTGGCTCCAATTTGCCTACCCGTGGGCGGAACTCGTATCCTTAGAGATGCAGCCGGACACCACCCTGCAGGAAGAATACCGGGAGCGTCTGGAAGGATTGAGATCCCGGATCGATTCTGCACTCAAGGATTGGGTGCTGAAGCACTACGCTAGCCTGGTCAACCTTCCGCCCGTGCCGCCGGTGATGCTGCATCACATCCCGCGGTTCCTCGCCCGAAGGCTCGCGGATGACCGGAACTCGAAGATCGCTTTTCTGCTGATGGACGGTCTCGCCCTGGACCAATGGATCGCCTTACGCGAGGTGCTCAAAGAGCTGGACTCGAAGCTGCTGTTCGACGAGAAGGCCGTTTTTGCTTGGATTCCCACCATCACCTCGGTTTCCCGGCAGGCCGCCTTTGCCGGAAAAGCGCCGATCTACTTTCCGGCAAGTATCCATACCACAGAGAAGGAGCAGGAACTTTGGACACAGTTCTGGATCGATCAGGGGTTGACGCAGCACGAGGTGACCTACGCCAAGGGACTGGGTGACGGGGACCTGGACAAGGTCTCCGAGTGTCTCGCCCGGCCCAGGCTACGTGTCATCGGACTGGTCATTGGCAAGGTCGACAGGATCATGCACGGCATGGAGCTGGGTGCAGCGGGGATGCACAACCAAGTTCGGCAATGGGCCAGGCAGGGATTCATGTGGAAACTTCTCGGCCTGCTTCAGACCCAAGGTTTCCAGATCTACCTTGCCTCGGACCACGGCAATATCGAGTCGAAAGGCGTGGGACGGCCTTCCGAAGGGGCGATTGCGGACCATCGTGGCGTGCGTGTTCGTATCTACTCCGATCCCAGGCTCAGGGATCAAGTCAAGGAGCGATTCCCGAAGTCCCTGGAGTGGTCCTCGGTGGGCCTCCCAGAGGACTACCTCGCCCTCATCGCTCCGAACCGGGCTGCTTTCGTACCGGCGGGTAAAACCCTAGTCGGTCATGGTGGCATTAGTGTCGAGGAGCTACTCGTCCCTTTTGTCCAGATCTATAGGAGGGACGGATGA
- a CDS encoding helicase-related protein codes for MFTPDQWAWSPEHREPCRIIESQTLWGETFCRVWLPGKDTVVRLPAARLRPMHEASVGTVEKIAYLAAAARVADALSQNILLAPIESSVIPLPHQIRALSRAISNDRVRYLLADEVGLGKTIEAGLIMRELKLRGLVRRTLVIAPKGLVTQWVAEMRTHFGEEFRLLIPSDFSAYRRIAQEGNLWQSHPQVVCPMDSVKPLEGRRGWSREQVAEYNRERFEDLISAGWDLVIVDEAHRLGGSRDQVARYKLGQGLAEAVPYLLLLSATPHQGKTDAFHRLISLVDAKAFPDVTSVTKERVQPYVIRTEKRRAIDAQGKPLFKPRCTELVPVSWEDRHRDQRLLYEEVTEYVREGYNQAMHEKHSYIGFLMILMQRLVVSSTRAIRTTLQRRLEVLEAPQAQEQPTLFTMVSEEDWADLDGQEQIDTLLKTRLKALKNERAEVKLLLEAAKRCEAQGPDAKAEALLDWIYRLQVEEGDPDLKVLVFTEFVPTQEMLYEFLTERGFKVVCLNGSMDMEERKRVQNAFAKDARILISTDAGGEGLNLQFCHVVINYDIPWNPMRLEQRIGRVDRIGQTHTVHAINFVFEDSVEHRVREVLEEKLAVILEEFGIDKTGDVLDSAQAGQIFDDLYMEAILNPDVVETKVDEVLKSIQEQARESRQSASMLGSTEDLDPREAQRLLAHPLPHWVECMTVSYLQAHGGKAERKNGAWDLTWPSGERLTNVVFTSKEAEEKPLSYHLTLEDPKVRGLAMCLPPLAPRQPVPVITLPGLSPEIMGFWSLWRISISTADWNRRRIMPLFLADDGRVFAPTARHIWDQLLTTPPTILRHLDIETSHKAFQRLREAAERQGKTIYDELVQAHRERLDREREKSEYALAARHRAIELIGLPQVRNHRLSLLKQEEERFREQLERRAQILPEMVPLLLVRVEGGTHE; via the coding sequence ATGTTCACTCCCGATCAGTGGGCATGGAGCCCCGAACACAGGGAGCCCTGCAGGATCATCGAGTCCCAGACGCTCTGGGGCGAGACCTTCTGCCGTGTCTGGCTGCCGGGCAAGGATACCGTCGTGCGATTGCCCGCCGCGCGCCTTCGGCCCATGCATGAAGCAAGTGTCGGCACTGTGGAAAAGATCGCTTATCTCGCCGCCGCGGCGCGGGTGGCCGATGCGCTGTCCCAGAACATCCTGCTTGCTCCCATCGAATCGTCCGTCATCCCGTTGCCCCATCAGATTCGGGCTCTCTCCAGGGCCATTTCCAATGACCGCGTGCGCTATCTCCTGGCGGACGAGGTGGGCCTCGGCAAGACTATCGAGGCAGGTCTAATCATGCGGGAGCTCAAGCTCCGGGGCCTGGTGAGACGAACTCTGGTGATCGCCCCGAAGGGCCTGGTTACCCAATGGGTAGCGGAGATGCGCACCCACTTCGGAGAGGAGTTCCGCCTGCTCATCCCGAGCGACTTCTCCGCCTACCGCCGCATCGCCCAAGAAGGCAATCTCTGGCAGAGCCATCCACAGGTGGTCTGCCCCATGGACTCTGTGAAGCCTTTGGAGGGACGGCGCGGCTGGTCGAGGGAACAGGTGGCCGAGTACAACCGGGAGCGCTTCGAGGACCTGATCTCCGCCGGCTGGGACCTGGTGATCGTGGACGAGGCCCATCGCCTGGGTGGGAGCAGGGACCAGGTGGCCCGTTACAAGCTCGGCCAGGGGCTGGCCGAGGCCGTGCCCTACCTGCTCCTGCTATCCGCCACCCCGCACCAGGGCAAGACAGATGCCTTCCACCGGCTGATTTCCCTGGTCGACGCCAAGGCCTTCCCCGATGTGACCAGCGTGACAAAGGAGCGGGTACAGCCCTACGTGATCCGCACGGAGAAGCGCCGGGCCATCGACGCACAAGGCAAGCCGCTTTTCAAACCCAGGTGCACGGAGCTGGTACCGGTTTCCTGGGAGGATCGCCACCGGGATCAACGGCTGCTCTACGAGGAGGTCACCGAATATGTGCGCGAAGGCTACAACCAGGCCATGCACGAGAAGCACAGCTACATCGGATTCCTCATGATCCTGATGCAGCGCCTGGTGGTTTCCAGCACCCGTGCCATCCGCACAACCCTGCAGCGGCGCCTCGAAGTGCTCGAGGCCCCGCAGGCGCAGGAACAGCCCACACTCTTTACCATGGTCTCCGAGGAGGACTGGGCCGACCTGGACGGCCAGGAGCAGATCGACACGCTGCTCAAGACCAGGCTCAAGGCCCTGAAGAATGAACGGGCCGAGGTGAAGCTACTCCTGGAAGCGGCCAAGCGCTGCGAAGCCCAAGGCCCGGACGCCAAGGCCGAAGCGCTCCTGGACTGGATATACCGCCTCCAAGTCGAGGAAGGCGACCCGGACCTCAAGGTACTGGTGTTCACCGAGTTCGTGCCGACCCAAGAGATGCTGTACGAGTTCCTGACCGAGCGCGGCTTCAAGGTAGTATGCCTCAACGGATCCATGGACATGGAGGAGCGCAAGCGGGTCCAGAACGCATTCGCCAAGGATGCCCGCATCCTCATCTCGACGGACGCTGGTGGTGAGGGTCTCAACCTCCAGTTCTGCCATGTGGTCATCAACTACGACATCCCTTGGAACCCGATGCGCCTGGAACAACGCATCGGCCGGGTGGACCGCATCGGCCAGACCCATACGGTGCACGCCATCAACTTCGTGTTCGAGGACTCGGTCGAACACCGCGTCCGCGAGGTCCTGGAGGAGAAACTAGCGGTCATCCTCGAAGAGTTCGGCATCGACAAGACCGGTGACGTGCTCGACTCTGCCCAGGCAGGCCAGATCTTCGATGATCTGTACATGGAGGCCATCCTCAATCCCGATGTAGTGGAGACGAAGGTCGACGAGGTACTGAAAAGCATCCAGGAGCAGGCACGGGAGTCCCGACAGAGTGCTTCCATGCTTGGTTCTACCGAAGACCTGGACCCTCGCGAGGCCCAGCGGCTGCTGGCCCACCCGCTCCCGCATTGGGTGGAGTGCATGACAGTAAGCTACCTGCAGGCTCACGGCGGCAAGGCTGAGAGGAAGAACGGTGCCTGGGATCTCACTTGGCCGAGCGGCGAGCGACTGACCAATGTCGTCTTCACCAGCAAGGAGGCTGAAGAGAAGCCTTTGAGCTACCACTTGACACTGGAAGATCCCAAGGTGCGTGGGCTGGCCATGTGCCTACCTCCCCTTGCCCCGAGACAACCAGTCCCTGTCATCACGCTTCCTGGCCTTTCCCCAGAGATCATGGGTTTCTGGTCGCTCTGGCGAATCTCAATCTCGACAGCCGACTGGAATCGTCGACGGATCATGCCCTTGTTCCTGGCCGACGACGGTCGGGTGTTTGCCCCGACTGCCCGGCACATCTGGGATCAACTCCTGACAACTCCACCCACGATCCTCCGGCATTTGGACATCGAGACCTCTCATAAAGCCTTCCAGCGACTCCGGGAGGCGGCAGAACGACAGGGGAAGACGATCTACGATGAGTTGGTGCAGGCTCACCGGGAGCGTCTTGATCGGGAGCGTGAGAAGAGCGAGTACGCCCTCGCTGCACGACACAGAGCCATCGAGCTCATCGGACTGCCCCAGGTCCGCAACCATCGCCTGAGTCTCTTGAAACAGGAGGAAGAACGCTTCAGGGAACAACTCGAGCGCAGGGCCCAGATCTTGCCGGAAATGGTGCCCTTGCTTCTCGTCCGCGTGGAGGGAGGCACCCATGAGTAG
- a CDS encoding TrlF family AAA-like ATPase, translating into MNTEWNWPGARWWKFDFHTHTPASYDYGKGPDQAKFKSRTPAEWLLDYMRAGIDCIAITDHNTGVWIDKLKEALENPELQKHSDFRPLYLFPGVEISVNGGVHLLAILDPSKATSDVDTLLGAVEYEGKKGRSDDVTRKSFLEVCQKIEQAGGIAIPAHVDGVNGLFKLTGTTLAGALGCESVLAMEIVDPSSKKPQVYHDKKLHWTELLGSDSHHPCGNAAQRYPGSHFTWVKMEKPSLEGLRLALLDGPLSVLRSDQASEDPNRHGDMAVESIEVRSARFMGRSQTFKVEFNPWFNAIIGGRGTGKSTLVEFLRIALQREDELPAALANDFQKYRNVYQSRDDNGLLTDQADLTVYYRKDRTRFRIHWSPNQTAVPIEVQNENGDWQSDPGDVAQRFPVRIYSQKQIFEVAKDPQELLRIVDEAREVGRPSWKEDWNANETHYLSLRAKAREIKARLEDQQRLLGELEDIKRKLSVFEQASYADVLKEYQKRQHQQSAVQSWENAWTDASDRLCKVARELLPDHLDVSFFEAGVDEDLDILGKAENTLNELKSVKERLEELPNQVDDIARRWRQARDGSPWKQAVDGAIQKYKELIQRLKEEKVGDPSAYGELVQRRQALEGKLKDLESRCIDLQKIRQQADESLKRITELRRDLTRRRKDFLINILRGNTYVRIDVIPYGARDGVELELRQLLQRESGGFEKDIGVLVEELYPNGGSAEDIEQRLVAIKAKLRDIANGSYQGELADRRFEGHLRKLPPEVIDRLDLWFPEDLLKVEYSTSAEGSGFRAIREGSPGQKTAALLAFLFSYGEEPIILDQPEDDLDNRLIYELIVQQLRTIKRKRQVIVVTHNANIVVNGDAEIVVALATRGGETHQDIVGCLQQKAVRDTICAIMEGGREAFEQRYRRIALEGCHV; encoded by the coding sequence ATGAATACTGAATGGAATTGGCCAGGTGCTCGTTGGTGGAAGTTTGACTTTCACACACATACCCCAGCCTCGTATGACTACGGCAAAGGCCCCGATCAGGCGAAGTTTAAGAGCCGCACACCAGCAGAGTGGCTACTTGACTATATGCGAGCTGGCATTGATTGCATTGCCATCACAGACCATAACACTGGTGTCTGGATTGACAAACTGAAGGAGGCTTTGGAAAACCCCGAGCTTCAAAAACACTCGGATTTTCGGCCCCTTTATCTTTTTCCTGGTGTCGAGATTTCCGTAAACGGCGGCGTCCATCTCCTCGCGATCCTCGATCCATCAAAAGCGACTTCCGATGTTGACACACTCCTTGGTGCCGTCGAATACGAGGGAAAGAAGGGGAGGAGTGATGATGTTACGAGGAAATCGTTTCTTGAAGTGTGCCAGAAGATCGAACAAGCCGGTGGTATTGCAATCCCGGCCCACGTGGACGGCGTCAACGGACTTTTCAAGTTGACCGGGACAACACTCGCGGGAGCACTAGGCTGCGAATCGGTCCTCGCCATGGAAATCGTGGACCCATCATCGAAAAAGCCGCAGGTCTATCACGACAAGAAGCTACATTGGACCGAGCTGCTGGGCTCGGATTCGCATCATCCTTGTGGTAACGCCGCACAGCGTTACCCGGGAAGCCACTTCACATGGGTAAAGATGGAGAAGCCAAGTCTGGAGGGGCTGCGTCTTGCACTGCTCGACGGACCCCTCTCGGTATTGCGTTCTGATCAAGCTTCGGAGGACCCTAACCGACACGGCGACATGGCCGTCGAGTCGATTGAGGTACGCAGCGCTCGTTTCATGGGGCGATCCCAAACCTTCAAGGTGGAGTTCAATCCATGGTTCAACGCGATCATCGGGGGCCGGGGGACAGGGAAGTCCACCTTGGTCGAATTTCTTAGGATTGCACTGCAGCGCGAGGATGAGCTTCCAGCCGCATTGGCCAATGACTTCCAGAAATACAGAAATGTCTACCAGAGCCGGGACGATAATGGGTTGCTCACCGATCAAGCAGATTTAACGGTCTACTACCGCAAGGATCGCACTCGATTCCGCATCCATTGGAGCCCTAACCAAACCGCAGTGCCCATTGAGGTGCAGAACGAAAACGGCGATTGGCAATCGGACCCAGGAGATGTGGCTCAGCGATTCCCAGTGCGCATTTATAGCCAGAAACAGATCTTCGAAGTGGCAAAAGATCCTCAGGAGCTCCTCCGAATCGTGGATGAGGCCCGCGAGGTTGGTCGCCCGTCCTGGAAGGAGGATTGGAATGCAAATGAAACGCATTACCTTTCGCTTCGGGCCAAGGCACGCGAAATCAAAGCAAGACTTGAGGACCAGCAGCGACTCCTCGGGGAGCTTGAGGACATCAAGCGCAAGCTTTCCGTTTTCGAACAAGCGAGTTACGCGGATGTGCTCAAAGAGTACCAGAAGCGCCAGCACCAGCAGAGCGCGGTGCAGAGTTGGGAAAATGCGTGGACCGATGCCAGCGACCGCTTGTGCAAGGTGGCGCGTGAATTGCTTCCAGATCATCTGGATGTCTCATTCTTTGAAGCGGGTGTAGATGAGGATCTAGATATCCTAGGGAAAGCTGAGAATACCCTGAATGAGCTCAAGTCGGTGAAAGAGAGGCTTGAGGAACTCCCCAATCAGGTTGATGACATCGCAAGGCGATGGCGTCAGGCTCGTGACGGGTCTCCATGGAAACAGGCAGTAGACGGTGCGATCCAGAAGTACAAGGAACTCATCCAGCGTCTAAAAGAGGAAAAGGTGGGGGACCCATCGGCATACGGCGAACTTGTCCAGCGACGACAAGCCTTGGAGGGGAAACTTAAGGATCTGGAATCCAGGTGCATCGACCTCCAGAAAATTCGACAGCAGGCCGACGAAAGTCTCAAGCGGATAACGGAACTTCGCCGCGATCTCACGCGGCGGCGCAAGGACTTCCTGATCAACATCCTTCGTGGCAACACCTATGTGCGGATCGATGTCATTCCGTATGGCGCACGGGATGGTGTGGAACTCGAGCTCCGGCAACTGCTGCAACGAGAGTCGGGCGGTTTCGAAAAGGACATCGGTGTACTGGTTGAAGAACTCTACCCAAACGGGGGCAGCGCAGAGGACATCGAGCAGCGTCTTGTGGCCATTAAAGCAAAGCTTCGCGACATAGCAAATGGCTCTTACCAGGGGGAATTGGCGGACCGGAGGTTCGAAGGTCATCTGCGCAAGCTTCCGCCTGAGGTCATCGACCGGTTGGATCTCTGGTTTCCGGAGGATTTGCTCAAGGTTGAGTACAGTACATCGGCCGAAGGTTCCGGCTTTCGGGCCATTCGCGAAGGATCGCCGGGGCAAAAGACGGCAGCACTCCTAGCTTTCCTCTTTTCCTATGGGGAAGAGCCAATCATACTCGATCAGCCCGAGGATGATCTGGACAATCGCCTTATTTATGAGCTCATCGTTCAGCAGCTTCGAACTATCAAGCGTAAACGACAGGTGATAGTGGTTACTCACAATGCCAACATCGTCGTGAATGGGGACGCCGAAATCGTAGTCGCACTAGCCACACGTGGGGGCGAGACACATCAAGACATCGTTGGCTGCCTCCAGCAAAAGGCTGTACGGGACACGATCTGCGCAATCATGGAGGGTGGACGTGAAGCTTTCGAACAACGGTACCGCCGAATCGCGTTGGAGGGGTGCCATGTGTGA